The Halofilum ochraceum genome includes a region encoding these proteins:
- a CDS encoding cobyric acid synthase gives MIQGTTSDAGKSAVVTGLCRLLARHGIRVAPFKPQNMALNSAVASDGGEIGRAQAVQARAAGIEPVTDMNPVLLKPTGDRNAQVIVNGYPAADLDARDYHAYKRIARAATLEAHARLAAAYDVVLVEGAGSPAEINLRENDIANMGFAEAVDCPVILVGDIDRGGVFAQFVGTLALLSASEQARLSGFLVNRFRGDVSLLQPGLDWLEGHTGKKVYGVLPYLHGLYLEAEDSLSRDVAPAEAGTDPDATLRVIVPATPRISNHTDFDPLRLHPQVDFRYIGPGDAIPPCDLVVLPGSKNTRGDLDWLRERGWAAYLQRHLRYGGRVIGICGGFQMLGHAVHDPEGVEGSPGSTPGFGLLDIETTLAPDKQLRRVSGRLAFVDAPVSGYEIHAGVTRGEGLAGAVADLPHGPDGARSADECVLGTYLHGLFDESTARDALLHWAGLAVSAAAPDYERMREEGFDRLADACAEAIDRSALAALLGPAGEALCAPEGSATETTDSRG, from the coding sequence ATGATCCAGGGCACCACCTCGGATGCCGGCAAGAGCGCCGTGGTCACCGGGCTGTGCCGCCTGCTCGCGCGGCACGGTATCCGCGTGGCGCCGTTCAAGCCGCAGAACATGGCGCTCAACAGTGCCGTCGCGTCCGACGGCGGCGAGATCGGGCGTGCCCAGGCGGTGCAGGCGCGGGCGGCCGGTATCGAACCGGTCACCGACATGAATCCCGTACTGCTGAAGCCGACCGGCGACCGCAACGCCCAGGTGATCGTCAACGGTTATCCGGCGGCGGATCTCGACGCCCGCGATTACCACGCCTACAAACGGATCGCCCGCGCGGCCACGCTGGAGGCGCATGCGCGGCTGGCGGCGGCGTATGACGTGGTGCTGGTCGAGGGCGCCGGGAGCCCGGCGGAGATCAACCTGCGCGAGAACGATATCGCCAACATGGGTTTCGCCGAGGCGGTCGACTGTCCGGTGATCCTCGTCGGCGATATCGATCGGGGCGGCGTGTTCGCGCAGTTCGTCGGCACCCTGGCGCTACTGTCGGCCAGCGAGCAGGCGCGCTTGAGCGGTTTCCTGGTCAACCGCTTCCGGGGCGACGTGTCTTTGCTGCAGCCCGGACTGGACTGGCTGGAGGGTCATACGGGCAAGAAGGTGTACGGCGTGCTCCCGTACCTGCACGGCCTGTATCTCGAGGCGGAGGATTCGCTGTCGCGCGATGTGGCGCCGGCGGAGGCCGGTACCGATCCCGACGCGACGTTGCGGGTGATCGTTCCGGCCACGCCGCGGATCAGCAATCACACGGACTTCGATCCGCTGCGGCTGCACCCGCAGGTCGATTTCCGCTACATTGGTCCCGGCGATGCGATTCCGCCCTGCGATCTGGTCGTACTCCCCGGCTCCAAGAACACCCGCGGCGATCTGGACTGGCTGCGCGAGCGCGGCTGGGCCGCGTATCTGCAGCGCCATCTGCGCTACGGGGGTCGGGTAATCGGCATCTGCGGCGGATTCCAGATGCTCGGACACGCCGTGCACGACCCGGAAGGGGTCGAGGGCAGCCCGGGCTCGACGCCGGGTTTCGGTCTGCTCGACATCGAGACGACGCTGGCGCCGGACAAGCAGCTGCGTCGGGTCAGCGGCCGGCTGGCGTTCGTGGACGCACCGGTAAGCGGTTACGAGATCCACGCCGGGGTCACCCGCGGCGAGGGCCTCGCGGGGGCGGTCGCGGACCTGCCGCATGGCCCGGACGGCGCACGCTCGGCGGATGAGTGCGTGCTCGGGACCTATCTGCACGGGCTGTTCGACGAATCCACCGCGCGCGACGCGCTGCTGCACTGGGCCGGCCTTGCGGTGAGCGCCGCCGCGCCGGATTACGAGCGGATGCGCGAGGAAGGCTTCGACCGGCTCGCCGACGCCTGCGCCGAAGCGATCGACCGCTCGGCACTCGCCGCGCTGCTGGGGCCGGCCGGCGAAGCCCTGTGCGCGCCCGAAGGTTCCGCCACGGAGACTACGGATAGCCGCGGTTGA